In Prunus dulcis chromosome 2, ALMONDv2, whole genome shotgun sequence, a single genomic region encodes these proteins:
- the LOC117620184 gene encoding axial regulator YABBY 1 isoform X1, translated as MSSAAASSTAFNSPDQQQQQHLLSPSDQLCYVHCNFCDTVLAVSVPCSSLFKTVTVRCGHCSNLLSVNMRALLLPPQNNQHLPHPFFNTPHNLLQEDMRNAPSSNTLINQQPNYTNESIMAIRGGGLDHQEIPKPPAAVNRPPEKRQRVPSAYNRFIKDEIQRIKAGNPDISHREAFSAAAKNWAHFPHIHFGLMPDQPVKKTNMRQQEGEDMLMKDGFFSTPANVGVSPY; from the exons atgtCTTCAGCTGCAGCCTCATCCACTGCCTTTAATTCACCGGaccagcaacaacaacaacacctCCTATCTCCCTCCGATCAGCTCTGTTATGTCCATTGCAACTTCTGTGACACTGTCCTCGCT GTGAGTGTTCCTTGCAGCAGTTTGTTCAAGACTGTGACTGTTCGATGTGGCCACTGCAGCAACCTTCTCTCAGTCAACATGCGTgcccttcttcttcctccccaAAATAACCAACACCTTCCACATCCTTTCTTCAATACTCCTCACAATCTCCTA CAGGAGGACATGAGAAATGCCCCGTCATCAAACACATTGATAAATCAACAGCCTAATTACACAAATGAATCAATCATGGCGATTCGGGGAGGAGGCCTTGATCATCAGGAGATACCTAAGCCTCCTGCTGCTGTCAATAGAC CTCCGGAGAAGAGACAGAGAGTGCCATCTGCCTACAACCGATTTATCAA GGATGAGATTCAACGTATTAAAGCTGGAAATCCTGATATAAGCCACAGGGAGGCCTTTAGTGCTGCTGCAAAGAAT TGGGCCCACTTCCCTCACATCCACTTCGGCCTTATGCCTGATCAGCCcgtgaagaaaacaaacatgCGCCAGCAG GAAGGAGAGGACATGCTCATGAAAGATGGCTTTTTCAGCACTCCTGCAAATGTGGGTGTCTCCCCCTACTAA
- the LOC117620184 gene encoding axial regulator YABBY 1 isoform X2: MSSAAASSTAFNSPDQQQQQHLLSPSDQLCYVHCNFCDTVLAVSVPCSSLFKTVTVRCGHCSNLLSVNMRALLLPPQNNQHLPHPFFNTPHNLLEDMRNAPSSNTLINQQPNYTNESIMAIRGGGLDHQEIPKPPAAVNRPPEKRQRVPSAYNRFIKDEIQRIKAGNPDISHREAFSAAAKNWAHFPHIHFGLMPDQPVKKTNMRQQEGEDMLMKDGFFSTPANVGVSPY, encoded by the exons atgtCTTCAGCTGCAGCCTCATCCACTGCCTTTAATTCACCGGaccagcaacaacaacaacacctCCTATCTCCCTCCGATCAGCTCTGTTATGTCCATTGCAACTTCTGTGACACTGTCCTCGCT GTGAGTGTTCCTTGCAGCAGTTTGTTCAAGACTGTGACTGTTCGATGTGGCCACTGCAGCAACCTTCTCTCAGTCAACATGCGTgcccttcttcttcctccccaAAATAACCAACACCTTCCACATCCTTTCTTCAATACTCCTCACAATCTCCTA GAGGACATGAGAAATGCCCCGTCATCAAACACATTGATAAATCAACAGCCTAATTACACAAATGAATCAATCATGGCGATTCGGGGAGGAGGCCTTGATCATCAGGAGATACCTAAGCCTCCTGCTGCTGTCAATAGAC CTCCGGAGAAGAGACAGAGAGTGCCATCTGCCTACAACCGATTTATCAA GGATGAGATTCAACGTATTAAAGCTGGAAATCCTGATATAAGCCACAGGGAGGCCTTTAGTGCTGCTGCAAAGAAT TGGGCCCACTTCCCTCACATCCACTTCGGCCTTATGCCTGATCAGCCcgtgaagaaaacaaacatgCGCCAGCAG GAAGGAGAGGACATGCTCATGAAAGATGGCTTTTTCAGCACTCCTGCAAATGTGGGTGTCTCCCCCTACTAA
- the LOC117620108 gene encoding Golgi SNAP receptor complex member 1-2, translating to MTTDSNLELQESGWEELRREARKIEGDLDVKLSSYAKLGARFTQGGYVETGSPSVGSSRSWKSMEMEIQSLLEKLLDINDSMSRCAASATPATSVTQKLARHRDILHEFTQEFRRIKGNINSLREHAELLTSVRDDISEYKASGSMSPRMQILRERAAIHGSVSHIDEVISQAQTTRAVLGSQRALFGDVQGKVKNLSDKFPIIRGLLGSIRRRRSRDTLILAAVIAACTLFLIIYWLSK from the exons ATGACAACAGATTCGAATCTAGAGTTGCAGGAATCGGGTTGGGAGGAGCTGAGGAGAGAGGCCAGGAAGATCGAGGGAGATCTTGATGTGAAGCTCTCTTCTTATGCTAAGCTCGGTGCTAGGTTCACACAAGGAG GTTACGTGGAAACTGGGTCACCTTCTGTCGGGTCCAGTAGGTCATGGAAGTCCATGGAAATGGAAATCCAATCTTTGCTCGAGAAGCTCTTGGACATAAATGATTCAATGAGTCGATGTGCTGCTTCTGCTACACCAGCTACGTCTGTGACTCAGAAGCTAGCAAGGCACAGAGACATACTTCATGAGTTTACCCAG GAGTTCAGAAGAATCAAGGGGAACATAAATTCATTGAGGGAACATGCAGAGCTTCTGACTTCAGTCAGAGATGATATCAGTGAGTACAAG GCATCTGGGAGTATGTCACCAAGAATGCAGATACTACGGGAGAGAGCTGCAATCCATGGAAGCGTATCTCAT ATAGATGAGGTGATTAGTCAGGCTCAAACAACAAGGGCAGTGTTGGGCTCTCAAAGGGCTTTGTTTGGAGATGTTCAAGGGAAAGTGAAAAATCTAAGTGACAAGTTCCCTATTATCCGTGGCCTACTTG GTTCAATTAGAAGGCGGCGATCAAGAGACACCCTTATTCTCGCTGCAGTCATTGCAGCTTGTACCTTGTTTCTTATTATCTATTGgctttcaaaataa